In the Vicinamibacterales bacterium genome, CGCGCCGAGTGGGTGAGTTCGTACACGAGGAAGCCCTGCGCCGTCGCCTGCATCCAGGTGCCGAACAGCGAGACGAGCTGCCCCCAGAACCAGAACCGATAGTTCTGATGCTGCAGGGCAGCGAACGTCTGCTGCCACCGGGTGGGCTGCGGCGCAGGATCGGAGTCAGCCATGGGTTCGATGACGATCTCGCCCTACCAGATACTCGTCCGCACCCCATCCGGTCGAACCATCGGTGACCCTGGCGCACAGCCAAACGCGCCGACGAACTCAGGCATGTTGCTCAGTGGGCCATCCGTGCGGAACTGACCGGGGCTGTGCGGATCGGTGGCCAGCCGCACGCGCCGCGCTTCGTCGCGGATCGTCTGGCGCCACACCTGCGCCCAGTTGAGGAAGAACCGCTGCTCCGGTGTGAAGCCGTCGATCGAGGCCGGCCGGCCCTTGGCCGCCAGCGTCTTCTGGAGCGCGACATACGCGATCGTGAGCCCGCCAAGGTCGCCGATGTTCTCGCCGAGCGTCAGCTTGCCGTTGACGTGTTCTCCGGGCAGCGCCTCGTAGGCGTCGTACTGCTTCACGAGCAGGTCCGTCCGCGCCTTGTAGGCCGCGCGATCGGCCTCGGTCCACCAGTTCTCGAGGTTGCCGTCCGCGTCGAACTGGCTCCCGCTGTCGTCGAAGCCGTGTCCCATCTCGTGGCCGATCACGGCGCCGATCCCGCCGTAGTTCACCGCGTCGTCGGCGTTCGGATCGAAGAACGGCGGCTGGAGGATGCCGGCTGGGAACACGATCTCGTTCATGCTGGCGGAGTAGTACGCGTTCACCGTCGGCGTGGACATGCCCCATTCCGTGCGGTCGATCGGCTGGCCGAGCCTGGCCATGTTGCGAGCGGCCTCGAAGCGCTGCGCCCGCATCAGATTGGCCGCGTACGAGTCGCGGGTGATCTCGAGCGCGGTGTAGTCGCGCCACTTGTCCGGGTAGCCGACCTTCACGCCGAACGCGGCGAGCTTGCGCAGCGCCTGGGCCTTGGTGGCCTGCCCCATCCACGGAAGCTTCTCGATGCGTTCTTTCAGCGCGGCGCGCAGATTCGCCACGAGCTCGATCATCTTGGCCTTCGCCGCGGGGCTGAAAGCACGACGGACGTAGAGTTGGCCGAGCGCTTCGCCGAGCACGCGGTCCGTCATGGCCTGGACCCGCATCCAGCGCGCCTCCTGCTGCGGCACGCCGTTCAGAACCTTGCCGTTGAAGGCGAACGCCTCGTCCTGGAAGGCCTTCGGCAGCGCGTCGGCCGTGACACGAATGA is a window encoding:
- a CDS encoding M13 family metallopeptidase, translating into MRRMLVVLIGLGVAAAGLVAQSGKAIDPANMDTTAKPCETFYQYADGGWLKANPVPADKSRWGSFEQLADHNRDVLKSILDEVSARRDWPKGSTEQKVADFYASGMDEAAIENAGTMPLKPLFAKVDSVKTAKDLAVVLGELRRSGSSTAFNFGVAQDPKESTRYIGSLSQGGLGLPDRDYYLKDDSTSKDIRDKYLAHVAKMFQLAGEMPDAAAAGAAVVMDLETRLAKASVTRVENRDPQKTYNKMTLADLQKQAPGFDWTAYFARLGVTEVPAINVRQPQFFRAFAEMSASVPAPEWRTYLRWHLIRVTADALPKAFQDEAFAFNGKVLNGVPQQEARWMRVQAMTDRVLGEALGQLYVRRAFSPAAKAKMIELVANLRAALKERIEKLPWMGQATKAQALRKLAAFGVKVGYPDKWRDYTALEITRDSYAANLMRAQRFEAARNMARLGQPIDRTEWGMSTPTVNAYYSASMNEIVFPAGILQPPFFDPNADDAVNYGGIGAVIGHEMGHGFDDSGSQFDADGNLENWWTEADRAAYKARTDLLVKQYDAYEALPGEHVNGKLTLGENIGDLGGLTIAYVALQKTLAAKGRPASIDGFTPEQRFFLNWAQVWRQTIRDEARRVRLATDPHSPGQFRTDGPLSNMPEFVGAFGCAPGSPMVRPDGVRTSIW